GGCTCAGCCAAGCATGGAAATCGTGGCAAAAGAGAATATGGTGACAGTGATGGATCATCAAGAAGGGAAGAGAACTGAGGAGTTTGTGGAGGATCCAATGACCGTCCCCAGGAAGATTATGGAGGAATGGGAACCACAATTGATTGATGAGCTTCCTGATGTCTTTTGCGGTGAGATTATCTGAATTATCCACTCGTTTTAggtgtttttgatttttatgaaCTTGATTGTACAGTGATTGTttacatttttgaaaatatggtCTTCCTACTGAGACTGCATTAATATTTTTGGGCTAGTTTGAGTTATTGAGTAAGTACTATGTGGTGTACATTAAATTTCTGTACGTACACTAACTTTGATTGCAAGAGTTTATGAGGTTGGAATAACAACACACCACTGATTTATGGATTTTGACTGTTTAAAAGTGGGGGACTGGAAGTTATTGAAGTTTGAGGTTTGCAGATATCAAGATGCTAATATGTGCATGTTTTTGCATGAATCTCCGACTTACATGCTTGCATAAAGGTCTTGTTTTTACTTGCCGTGGGATCTCTAATGACTCCAATGATTGCTTTGTACTCGCCTTAAATGTCTTTTTGTTTAATAGCGAACATTTACCAGTACGCGTTGCACGGAATTTAAGCTCAATTTGAACAATTAAAGGTATTTATGTCGTTTACAATGAGTAAATTATGATTGTTGGTTTTGTCTTGCATTTATGGAAGCATATTATGCAAAACATGAATGTTACCTGTTGTTTCTTCCTGTGACTTTTACCCATTGTTTCCTATTTTGAACTTCAGCATCTAATGTAGCCAAGATGTGGCATGGAGTGAATCGTTTCAGCATTTAAGTAACCATTTCTTTCTAAGTATagtcatagtgtaaaaacaaggccgcatcacaTTGCATTGGTCGCGATGTAATGTTTTTCTGAAAAATGATCCGATATTCCCCATGTTGTAACGGTATAAAAAAACCACATTGTGGGCCGTATCAAGTGATATCTTATAATTTGAACCAATTCATAGGCATTATGATAACTGATCACATCCTCTACCGCATAAATTGATGTTCACATAAAATTTGTAATGATTAAGAATTTGACTTATGTACTGAAGAAGGTGAAGTAATCCATAAGACTAATACGGGCCTTTTAAATTCCATATTATTTTATCAATGTTACCAAGAATAATTAACCACTGTTTGATGTTCACTGGATGATTAGGCTTATGCTGTTATGTTATTTTGGTCAGGTGGATGGGTTGGTTATTTCTCATACGACACAGTTCGTTATGTGGAGAAGAAGAAGATTCCCTTCTCAAATGCGCCTCATGATGACAGGAACCTTCCCGATGTTCATTTAGGCTTGTACGATAACGTGATTGTGTTTGATCATGTGGAGAAGGTATGGAATTGACATTTTAaaagaaagtatatattttagGCATGATGGTACTTTTCCACATTACTTGTGCTGACAAgatttttgtttgttgtttcaGAAAGTATATGTGATACATTGGGTTCGTGTGGATCGTTTTAAGTCTGCTGAGGAAGCTTATAAAGATGGAGTTGAAAGATTAGATCATTTTCTGTCCAAGGTCCAAGATGTTGCAACGTGAGTGTGACTTATCAATTCAAAAAGgattaattcattttaaaatgctTATCTTCTGAGCTTATTTGTTTTTTGGATTCCAGCCCCAGGATATCTCCTGGCTCTATCAAATTACAGACTCGCCACTTTGGTACTGAGTTGAAGACTTCAAATATGGCTAGTGAAGCCTACAAAGCTGCTGTTTTGAAAGCCAAGGAACATATCTTGGCTGGTGACATATTTCAAATTGTGTTAAGTCAACGTTTTGAGAGACGAACATTTGCAGATCCATTTGAAGTATATAGGGCATTGAGAATTGTTAACCCTAGCCCATATATGGGATATCTACAGGTATGTTCCACTATTTTCTTGTTATGTAATATTACATGTCTCTTATATTGGGCTCTCTGTTAACCTTTTCTTCGTTGTTGCATTTCAGGCAAGAGGATGTGTTTTGGTTGCCTCAAGCCCAGAGATTTTGACTCGTGTTAAGAAAGTAAGTTTGTATTTTTTACTACAAGGTTGCTGATGTATTTTCGTTTTCTACTCAAGTGCTCATGCACTTTACTTGCTTAGTTGTTCCGAGATTCTTCCCCTCTTTTGGTAAATGAAATAAGCATGTAATATCTAATCTTTCATTTTGATTGTCGTGAGTAGTTTGGTCTTGTTTATTTTAACCCAATTCTACTCTATTGTACACTTATGCGAATACTTGTGCATCTTTTTTCACTGTAGGGGAAGATCACTAACAGACCTCTAGCTGGAACTACCAGGAGAGGAAAGACGCCAAAAGAAGATGTCATGCTGGAAAAACAGCTCTTGAATGATCAAAAGCAGTGTGCTGAGCATATAATGCTGGTTGATCTGGGAAGAAATGATGTTGGAAAGGTTCTTTTACATACACTGCTGTGAAAATTTTGATTTGGATTAAATACTGTAAAAAGTgttttttaatcaaacaaacAGCTCCTGTTTGCTGTAAATCAGTTAGTTTTGATGCTCATGATTTTTTCCCCATTCCTTTTTTGTCCCTGCATAAGTGCAATTTGGAATCTGATAATGGCTGTTTAACAGGTCTCTAAAAGTGGTTCAGTGAAGGTTGAAAAGCTTATGAATATCGAGCGGTATTCCCATGTGATGCATATCAGCTCTACAGTGAGTAAATCTCTCTTAATTCTCCAAATGGTTATCTTTCCTTTAGCTCTTAATAAACTACTAAAGTCTAGTAGGCTAGGTCCTTGGAAAAAAGGAGGGATTACTAATGCACCTCCGGTATAGAAAGGCAATTTGTGAATAGTTAGTGAGGGAAGGAGAGAAGTATTTTCTTCTTTATCTACTTCTTTTGCATGCAATCCATCTCAAAGGAAAAGCATGACTATTGCTTTATATTTGTTCCAATGTGCATCTATTAGCTAAATGGATGGTTAGGGAAGTTGATTTGAAAGGCCTTTCATCATTTTCATCTTTTAGGTTCAGTATTGTAAAAAGGAAGGTCCACTGATGGAATCTGCACTTTGTCTACTTTTTGCTTATTTCTCAGGTGACAGGGGACCTGCATGATGATTTGACAAGTTGGGATGTGTTACGTGCTGCATTACCTGTTGGAACAGTCAGTGGAGCGCCAAAGGTGCCCCTCATACTCTGCTCTTAATCTTTCCTGTTGTGTTTGTTTGTCTAGTTAGCTTTGTCAGCTAAGACTGAATAAGGAACTTGACCATGTCTCTGCTCTAATGCTGGCTATCTTTTCATATctgaaaaaaatcttaaattatctttcaaataatttgtaaaaaatttGTCTATTCTACATGGAGCTAACAATTTACAGCTTTTGAGTTTGGATTATCTTAGGATGGCTTAAATCATaccactttttatttttgtgaagtATATGATAGTTTTTGATCAAAGGTCTATTGGAAATAACATATTTATCAAAAGGGTGAGGTTGTGTACATACAATCCATGTCTAGGAGCAAGCATTGAGATAATGGAATGGTGGGCTATGTCATGAATAATAAGATGCTTTCGgtataaatattgtattgatTTTCTTGGATACAATAGCGTAGGTTTTGTCTATGTATAATAGAACTTTGACATTTGAAACATTCTAAAAGTTGATCCATGGAGACAATTTTGAACATATTAGGtcctttaatatataaaattttgaacATAGTAGTTTGGTTATATTGTAATTCTGTGCCATGTATGCTTTTTGTCCAAGCTTCATGGGAACTCGACCTAAGATTTGTACGTGTATAGGTTAAAGCCATGGAGTTGATAGATGAGCTTGAAGTCAATAGACGAGGGCCATATAGTGGTGGATTTGGTGGAATCTCTTTCACCGGTGACATGGATATAGCTCTCGCTTTGAGAACTATGGTATTTTCAACTGCAACTCGATATGATACAATGTATTCATACAAGGATGTTGATCGAAGAAGGGAATGGGTGGCCCACCTTCAGGCTGGAGCTGGCATTGTTGCTGACAGTGACCCTGCAGATGAACAAAGGGAGTGTGAAAACAAGGCTGCTGGTCTTGCTCGTGCAATCGATCTAGCTGAGTCATCTTTCTTGGAGAAGGAATAGGATAGTTGAATTTGCAAGTAGTGTTACTTGCCTAGATAGACGATGAAGAGTCATATTGAGAAGCCATACCAGAGACCCATGTTGTATTTTATCAATAGTTCATGTTTCAGGAAAAGGTAGGCTCTAAATTGGGGCTTATCTCTAATGTATGTATCATATGATAACTGTTGTATGAACAACAAACTTTGGTCGGTAAATTATAATTTGGAGACagtcaataaataaataaattaacagTTCTTTCAAGCTACTTTGGTACTTCCTTCGTTTCAATTTACTTGCTACATTTACTATTTATGGATGTTTCATATTAGTTGTAACATTACttttttgggtaaaaataatCTATATAATTCTCTATTTTACTCCTACTTTATTCCTACCCCACATATTACTATCAATCATATCTCATCGCTCTAATTACTTAATTTGCCCACTATCAACTACCTACTTTTAATTATACAATTTTTTTCCCCACCTTTTGATGGAatttagatctgattttaaaAACCAAGCACTTAATTGAATTACATGCACAAACCGTTCAACTACTCTTCATTTGATGCTCTAGAATccctaaatatttttaaacccTTGATATTTTCTTAAATCTACATCTCAACCATTGATTTCCATGATTCTCTTATAAACCTTAAGTAAACCGGTTGTTTCTCATTTTTCCACATGAACAAACGGCTCCAATCTCCCTCTCTCTATCAACTCTCCTCTTCCTAATCACCTGATTTTGTGTTCATATCTCCATAAACCCTTGATTTCGTGATCTTATTTTATCATCTCAGCATATGATTTCGATTATCCCTCACTATCAACgaatagggatggtcatgggtccggaaccctgttggacccgcttCGGACCTgcccccttttttaagggtctggatcttaatttttgagacccatcaaATCCGGGGaagacccagacccagacccgaCCTCGAGACCCAGACCCTAGACCCGCCCCTCAGACTAGGactcggaccctaaacttttaaattttatattatgaatttttgatttctaaattctaatattaatttttttattattaatatatgatGCCTTGATTGCCTTCTCATTCTCAATTCTCAATTTCTCATTCTGCCTCAGCTTAATAACGCCCTAATCCagtaaccctaatttttttctttctcctctAGTCCTCTGCGCCTCTTCGAATTCTGTCGACCTTCATCGCCAGCCATCGCCATCGCCATCCTTCTTCTCCACTTCAGTCGACCTCCACCATTCACGCCAGTCCAGTCCACCTCCACCATTCACGCCAATCCAGTCCAGGCTCCAGGTactctatttcttttgttttctttaatttgatagtgatttcaattttaattcttctatggattttgtggttttatagcCTAAATTTTGTTAGTCATTTTGTTAGTGATTCCAGTTTTTTTTATAGCCTAAATTTTGTTTAGTGATTTAgtgttctttaatttttctttaatttgttagtgattttgttaatgattctaatttttattcttCTATGTATTTTGTGGTTTTCATTCTTAATATATGATGAATTAGGTCTTAGGTGACATAGTATGAACCATGAACTGTGAAGTCTGAAGTCTATGAACTATTGTGAACTGTGAGCTATGACAAcattaaaacttttttgttgaattgaaaTCAGTGTGTTTTAATTCTCTTTGGTCATGGATGAAGTTGTAGGCTTGTAGCCTGTATATATAATTCTGTTTTAAAACAACACCATTTTCTACTTGGTATAGTCGTATAGATAATGGATGAAAATCAATCACAATGTACGTTCAAATCAGTGGCACAACCACAATATAATTTTGTTACGGAGTCAAAAAATACATTGGATGTAGATGAAGAAGGGTTTGTTAATGATGATGGTACTCCAATTCTTTGCACAAAAGATAAGGGAAGGAAAACAACCTCTGAGGCATGGAATTATTTTGTAAGAGAGGAAGTAAATGGTGTGATTAGAGCTGTTTGTAAGCATTGTGGTGTTAGTCTAGTAAATGGTGGTAGTAGTGGAAAATTCATCTCTTGAAACACGCAAAGAAAGTTTGCTCAGGAAGACATTTGAATCTTGCACGTGGTCAAACAACTTTAAGAGTTAAGAAGGAATGTGATGGGTCAAGTTCTCTGGAATTTAGTGGTAAAAGCAAACTTAAAGAGTTCGACCAAGATTTTTCGAGAAGG
The sequence above is drawn from the Amaranthus tricolor cultivar Red isolate AtriRed21 chromosome 5, ASM2621246v1, whole genome shotgun sequence genome and encodes:
- the LOC130814267 gene encoding anthranilate synthase alpha subunit 2, chloroplastic-like — translated: MEAISVSPQIFLHSQNNRQIPSSLSFPTVNFNAKRRFCPRAHCVSTRRPFKCSAVFTSPSVVKNSEEFVEAAHKGNLIPLYKCIFSDHLTPVLAYRCLVSEDDREAPSFLFEAVEPGVVNSHVGRYSIVGAQPSMEIVAKENMVTVMDHQEGKRTEEFVEDPMTVPRKIMEEWEPQLIDELPDVFCGGWVGYFSYDTVRYVEKKKIPFSNAPHDDRNLPDVHLGLYDNVIVFDHVEKKVYVIHWVRVDRFKSAEEAYKDGVERLDHFLSKVQDVATPRISPGSIKLQTRHFGTELKTSNMASEAYKAAVLKAKEHILAGDIFQIVLSQRFERRTFADPFEVYRALRIVNPSPYMGYLQARGCVLVASSPEILTRVKKGKITNRPLAGTTRRGKTPKEDVMLEKQLLNDQKQCAEHIMLVDLGRNDVGKVSKSGSVKVEKLMNIERYSHVMHISSTVTGDLHDDLTSWDVLRAALPVGTVSGAPKVKAMELIDELEVNRRGPYSGGFGGISFTGDMDIALALRTMVFSTATRYDTMYSYKDVDRRREWVAHLQAGAGIVADSDPADEQRECENKAAGLARAIDLAESSFLEKE